In Primulina huaijiensis isolate GDHJ02 chromosome 4, ASM1229523v2, whole genome shotgun sequence, a genomic segment contains:
- the LOC140974881 gene encoding uncharacterized protein, translating to MVQPDEEKVWRVFVDGASSLAGCGVGVVIISSPREKIKMTVRIDSLVTYNKAEYEAILVGIRAAREIRTSRVMLYFDSQLITQQIKGAYEAKDDRMLKYLQFIKTQAKIFVDWGIEQIPREENGEVDALAKVDASLS from the coding sequence ATGGTCCAACCCGATGAAGAGAAAGTATGGAGAGTGTTCGTGGATGGGGCGTCTAGCCTTGCGGGGTGTGGAGTAGGGGTTGTGATAATATCCTCCCCAAGAGAAAAGATTAAAATGACTGTAAGGATTGATTCCCTGGTAACCTATAATAAGGCCGAGTATGAAGCTATCCTCGTCGGTATCCGAGCTGCTCGGGAGATCAGAACTTCCCGGGTTATGCTGTATTTTGATTCGCAATTAATCACTCAGCAGATAAAGGGTGCTTATGAAGCTAAGGATGACAGGATGCTAAAATATTTACAGTTCATAAAAACCCAGGCAAAAATCTTTGTGGATTGGGGTATTGAACAAATACCTCGGGAGGAGAATGGAGAGGTGGATGCTCTGGCAAAAGTGGATGCTTCATTGTCATAA